One window of the Novipirellula caenicola genome contains the following:
- a CDS encoding FG-GAP-like repeat-containing protein, giving the protein MLFFVCVVGCSDAATRWPDPKTDETPLRTMKRAIDEGDWHRAYQYTDAVLRRYPHDIDVLIDLAKVAHVNEQPSRAADILIQACRVESFAQEPRVHQAMVALISAGRLFDAIDLLSEAVQKQPNHHEMRRTLFDLYVGTENRRASLEHGRVLVRKRQFDLELLKSLGNTVRRSLDPKPLEEVASRNPEDRRPMIGSARIQFDEGNYADAIELLREIIGTHPEFVPAHALLARSLASAGRFTELEQWAATLVAGIDQYANYWLALGDWARTQQQVPQAARAYWQATQADADVAESWTKLSVSLKQLVQSGSELPQQAIESVDRRATLLSKFNQQKSRFERTGEISREIATEIAVTLRDLGRLWEAEAWAATAMTLPADDSVPVEETRNQIISLLRKDTPWQSTLHHPELTLDLSYLPLPRIASASDTGVAGRLDASAGSSDTDASDAATPKLHLVNEAALRNLRFFGATADDLDQPGIMLHETLGCGGGTIDFDLDGWSDLYLVAAGGKPPKRDSDANALYRNLGGSFSAVTVVSGTGDTGFGQGVAVGDVNEDGFPDLLVLNYGPNTLLINNGDGTFSDATAHLPNEAASQSWSTSGAIADLDNDGVSDLVILHYCAGLEPSTQPCGTNKQEIPRSCSPMKFPAERDRFYRGVGDGTFIDATAQWSSVPSVIGRGLGVVVGALDETSGLDILVANDMTHNHYWRGVVESNEFKLSESAIAFGLAGDDRSTAQGSMGIAASDLDRDGDLDFYVTNFDREYNTLYEQIIPGQWQDRTAMHDLIQPTLPLVGFGTAAVDLDHNGQSELIVTNGHVDKFSREGKKSVYAHPMQIFGVDRNHRFASLEHQFASEYLAVPHVGRALWTIDVNRDHQTDFAVTHQTEPVALLVNRTNAAGRWIEIQLRGSTSSRDAIGSRVEIQCDGNRWFAAVTAGDGYLCSNERIIRIGLGDTTGNCDITVTWPNQTHQTWTNLSPNSSWNLVQNADNAFELH; this is encoded by the coding sequence TTGCTGTTCTTCGTCTGCGTTGTCGGTTGCAGCGATGCGGCGACGCGGTGGCCCGACCCGAAGACCGATGAAACGCCACTGCGGACGATGAAGCGGGCGATCGATGAAGGCGATTGGCATCGAGCCTACCAGTACACCGATGCCGTACTGCGTCGTTATCCCCACGACATCGATGTCTTGATTGACCTTGCCAAAGTGGCCCATGTCAACGAGCAGCCATCGCGAGCAGCGGACATATTGATCCAAGCATGTCGAGTCGAATCCTTTGCACAAGAACCGCGGGTGCATCAAGCGATGGTCGCATTGATCTCCGCAGGCCGGCTGTTTGACGCGATCGATTTGTTGTCCGAAGCGGTCCAGAAGCAACCGAATCACCACGAGATGCGGCGAACGCTGTTTGATCTGTACGTGGGAACCGAGAATCGTCGAGCCAGCTTAGAGCATGGCCGCGTGCTGGTGCGAAAACGTCAATTTGATCTCGAACTACTGAAGTCGCTCGGTAACACCGTCCGCCGCTCGTTGGATCCGAAACCGCTCGAAGAAGTCGCGTCGAGAAACCCCGAGGATCGGCGGCCCATGATTGGCAGCGCACGCATCCAGTTTGACGAAGGCAATTATGCGGACGCCATCGAATTGTTGCGAGAGATCATTGGAACGCATCCCGAGTTTGTGCCCGCGCATGCACTACTGGCCCGATCGTTGGCTTCGGCGGGACGTTTTACAGAACTCGAGCAATGGGCCGCGACCCTCGTGGCGGGGATCGATCAGTATGCGAATTACTGGTTGGCCCTGGGGGATTGGGCGAGAACACAGCAGCAAGTTCCGCAGGCCGCTCGGGCCTATTGGCAGGCAACGCAGGCTGACGCTGATGTCGCCGAATCGTGGACTAAGTTAAGCGTATCGCTGAAACAACTGGTGCAATCCGGCAGCGAACTGCCGCAACAAGCGATCGAATCGGTGGATCGCAGGGCGACGCTACTCAGCAAGTTCAATCAACAGAAAAGTCGGTTTGAGCGAACCGGTGAAATTTCGCGTGAAATTGCCACCGAGATCGCCGTCACCCTGCGTGACCTTGGACGGCTATGGGAAGCCGAAGCATGGGCGGCGACGGCAATGACACTGCCCGCGGACGATTCCGTACCGGTCGAAGAAACACGCAACCAAATCATCTCGCTGCTGCGAAAAGATACGCCTTGGCAATCGACGCTACATCATCCCGAATTGACGCTCGATCTGTCCTACCTACCCCTGCCGAGAATCGCCTCCGCTTCCGATACTGGCGTTGCAGGTCGTCTGGATGCATCGGCCGGATCATCGGACACCGACGCAAGCGATGCGGCGACGCCCAAACTGCATTTGGTCAACGAGGCCGCGCTTCGCAATTTACGTTTCTTTGGCGCCACCGCCGATGACCTGGATCAGCCCGGCATCATGTTACATGAAACCCTCGGTTGCGGCGGTGGGACAATCGATTTTGATCTGGACGGATGGAGTGACCTGTATCTCGTCGCCGCGGGTGGGAAACCGCCCAAGCGTGACTCGGATGCCAATGCGTTGTATCGGAATCTCGGAGGTTCGTTTTCCGCGGTCACGGTGGTTTCCGGGACCGGGGACACAGGCTTTGGCCAAGGTGTCGCGGTGGGGGATGTCAACGAAGATGGTTTTCCCGATCTGCTGGTGCTCAATTACGGCCCGAACACCTTGTTGATCAACAACGGTGACGGAACCTTTTCTGACGCAACGGCACATTTGCCCAACGAGGCCGCATCGCAGTCCTGGTCCACAAGCGGTGCGATCGCTGACTTGGACAACGACGGGGTTTCCGACCTCGTGATCCTTCATTACTGCGCCGGTCTTGAACCGTCGACGCAGCCCTGTGGCACCAACAAACAAGAAATACCACGCTCTTGTTCGCCCATGAAATTTCCCGCCGAGCGAGACCGTTTTTATCGCGGCGTCGGTGATGGAACCTTCATCGACGCGACCGCTCAGTGGAGCTCCGTCCCATCGGTCATAGGCCGAGGACTCGGTGTGGTCGTGGGTGCGTTGGATGAGACCAGTGGATTGGATATCCTCGTTGCCAACGACATGACGCACAACCATTATTGGCGAGGCGTTGTAGAGTCAAATGAATTCAAACTATCCGAGTCCGCGATTGCGTTTGGGTTAGCCGGCGACGATCGCTCGACCGCTCAGGGGTCGATGGGGATCGCGGCATCCGATCTGGATCGCGATGGCGACCTTGATTTCTACGTGACCAATTTTGATCGCGAATACAACACGCTGTACGAGCAAATCATTCCAGGCCAATGGCAAGACCGAACCGCGATGCACGATCTGATTCAACCCACCCTTCCGTTGGTTGGGTTTGGCACTGCGGCGGTGGATTTGGATCATAACGGACAATCGGAACTGATCGTCACCAACGGCCATGTTGACAAGTTCTCGCGAGAGGGAAAGAAATCGGTTTACGCGCACCCCATGCAAATTTTTGGAGTCGACCGCAATCATCGTTTTGCGTCGCTCGAGCATCAATTTGCCAGCGAATATCTAGCGGTGCCGCACGTCGGGCGGGCCTTGTGGACGATCGATGTGAACCGCGATCATCAAACCGATTTTGCCGTCACCCACCAAACCGAACCCGTCGCGCTGCTCGTCAATCGCACGAATGCAGCGGGGCGTTGGATCGAAATCCAATTGAGGGGAAGTACGAGTTCCCGGGACGCCATTGGATCCCGCGTCGAGATTCAGTGCGATGGAAACCGCTGGTTCGCCGCAGTCACCGCCGGCGACGGCTATCTCTGTAGCAACGAACGGATCATTCGAATCGGTCTCGGTGACACAACCGGCAATTGTGATATCACCGTGACTTGGCCCAACCAGACCCACCAAACCTGGACCAACCTCTCCCCCAACTCGAGCTGGAATTTAGTCCAAAACGCCGACAACGCGTTTGAGTTGCACTAA
- a CDS encoding DUF1559 domain-containing protein: MNRYGNSKGFTLVELLVVIAIIGVLVGLLLPAVQAAREAARRMSCSNNVKQLGLGLHNYHSAYGQMPVHGVGTDDGSDNGQNWWTSYSTNNHWRLSSLVGMTPFVEQQALWEKITNPSTERTDGAQQSPPWPAMGPTPENIQYVPWATQIPTLRCPSDPGTGLPSLGRTNYASCMGDSHWRAQHGDFDPDSGPTNSTYAEESRAANRGMFVRHKSMKFRDVLDGLSNTIAMMEIATDLGDNDARTIGKRHPSGQPAQTDIRDNPSTCIEAGMLDPQRPQFWTAGNTEGSTKGRGYRWADDQNVQSMAFTILPPNSPLCIPHDSNGPSITTGSSRHQGGIHVLMGDGAVKFITDSIEAGNQRNPVVYISGNAANKNAPGAKSPFGLWGSLGTRAAKETIDSEF, from the coding sequence ATGAACCGTTATGGAAACTCAAAAGGTTTCACGTTGGTGGAACTGCTGGTGGTGATCGCCATCATCGGCGTGCTGGTCGGATTACTCCTGCCGGCAGTGCAGGCGGCTCGCGAAGCGGCCCGTAGAATGAGTTGCAGCAACAATGTCAAACAGCTTGGCTTGGGGCTGCACAACTATCACAGTGCGTATGGTCAGATGCCAGTTCATGGTGTCGGTACCGACGACGGAAGCGACAACGGTCAAAACTGGTGGACCAGTTACAGCACAAACAACCATTGGCGATTGAGTTCGTTGGTGGGGATGACACCATTTGTCGAGCAGCAAGCGTTATGGGAGAAGATCACTAATCCCAGCACCGAACGCACCGACGGGGCACAACAATCGCCTCCTTGGCCCGCCATGGGACCGACTCCCGAGAACATTCAATACGTGCCTTGGGCCACCCAGATCCCCACGCTTCGCTGCCCGAGCGATCCGGGCACTGGATTGCCATCGCTGGGCCGAACCAACTATGCCTCGTGCATGGGAGATTCGCATTGGCGTGCTCAGCACGGGGACTTTGATCCCGATAGTGGGCCGACCAACAGCACTTATGCTGAGGAATCTCGTGCGGCCAATCGAGGCATGTTTGTTCGTCACAAGTCGATGAAGTTTCGCGACGTTCTTGACGGACTTTCCAATACCATTGCGATGATGGAAATCGCTACGGATTTGGGCGACAACGATGCCCGAACGATTGGCAAACGTCACCCCAGTGGCCAACCGGCCCAGACGGACATCCGGGACAATCCAAGCACGTGCATCGAAGCGGGGATGCTGGATCCTCAGCGTCCTCAGTTCTGGACCGCTGGCAATACCGAAGGGTCGACCAAGGGACGCGGTTACCGATGGGCCGACGACCAGAATGTGCAATCGATGGCATTTACGATTTTGCCGCCTAACAGCCCCTTGTGTATCCCGCACGATTCGAACGGACCGTCCATCACAACAGGATCGAGTCGTCACCAAGGCGGTATCCATGTGCTGATGGGTGATGGTGCGGTGAAGTTCATCACCGATTCGATCGAAGCGGGTAACCAACGTAACCCCGTGGTCTACATCAGCGGCAACGCGGCGAACAAAAACGCGCCCGGCGCGAAGAGCCCGTTTGGTTTGTGGGGTTCGCTGGGGACACGAGCCGCGAAGGAGACCATCGACTCGGAATTTTAG
- a CDS encoding DUF1559 domain-containing protein, producing MLAERSAAKQQTFTDRQHLDGLSNTIAMMEIATDLGDHDARTFGKKHPNGQTPGQTDIRDNPSSCLESNMIDPERPQFWLPGAPAEFEAVSKGRGYRWADSQNMHSMSFTIAPPNSPVCIPHDSNGPSLTTGSSRHQGGIHVLMGDGAVKFVTDSIEAGNQRNPVVHNGGTVANKNVPGAKSPYGLWGALGTRASKETIDAEF from the coding sequence TTGCTCGCTGAGCGATCCGCGGCCAAGCAGCAAACTTTCACAGACCGCCAACACCTCGATGGACTTTCCAACACCATCGCGATGATGGAGATTGCCACCGACCTCGGCGACCATGATGCACGCACCTTCGGAAAGAAACATCCTAACGGCCAAACGCCAGGCCAGACCGATATTCGTGACAACCCAAGCTCGTGCCTCGAATCGAACATGATCGATCCAGAGCGTCCACAATTTTGGCTTCCGGGTGCCCCGGCGGAATTTGAAGCGGTCAGTAAAGGCCGCGGTTATCGCTGGGCGGATTCTCAAAACATGCATTCGATGTCATTCACCATCGCGCCCCCCAACAGCCCAGTTTGCATTCCGCATGATTCCAATGGCCCCTCGCTGACGACCGGTTCGAGTCGCCATCAAGGTGGGATCCACGTGCTGATGGGCGATGGAGCAGTAAAATTTGTGACCGACTCGATTGAAGCCGGCAACCAACGGAACCCCGTGGTGCACAACGGAGGGACAGTGGCCAATAAAAACGTCCCAGGCGCAAAGAGCCCCTACGGTTTGTGGGGAGCTTTGGGAACGCGAGCCTCGAAAGAGACGATCGACGCGGAATTCTAA
- a CDS encoding VCBS repeat-containing protein: MSFLLRCITSCLLVLLLISVGCKDAANVETPPHRSETQDVTESHPAAESETTDSPTLSDNEKQTFVNRMRPKVETFCGDCHSMSPPESSTIEEWIDEVDQGFMLYQTSGRTDLEVPDRDQVVKFFQYQAPEKLILTHGIAGYPQSPVRFERVDADYADNRPPGITHIQWMDLGIKSTPALVYCDIGTGAVKAHWPSESDRPTVRLGTVLQPVHVAPCDLDQDGMVDLVIADIGEFNANESDLGQIVWLHRKSESSAASATETESASEDAPDQAKFEKTVLLDGLSRLADVRPADFDGDGDIDLLVAAFGWRTTGKIFLMRNDNRFDDGVPQFTVETVDDRHGPIHVPPVDLNHDGHLDFIALFGQEHERVEAFLNDGEGNFSSELLWAAPNPAYGSSGIQLADLDGDGDVDVLYTNGDSFDRGAKPHHSVQWLENEGTYPWKHHPLIHMPGAMAAEAGDFDGDGDLDVIATSLLVGASRKQVDAVDSSSIVLLLQTAKGEFEPTKVEAKSHQHLALETADFDGNGKLDVAVGNFLRNGPKDQRNQPDQPDLILLFNAGN; the protein is encoded by the coding sequence ATGTCCTTCCTCCTTCGCTGTATCACATCGTGCTTGCTTGTTTTGTTGCTGATAAGCGTCGGCTGCAAGGATGCGGCGAATGTCGAAACGCCCCCCCATCGGTCTGAGACGCAGGATGTTACTGAATCGCACCCCGCTGCGGAATCCGAAACGACGGACTCACCGACGCTGAGTGACAACGAGAAGCAGACGTTCGTCAATCGGATGCGTCCCAAAGTCGAGACGTTTTGTGGTGATTGTCACTCAATGTCGCCGCCGGAAAGCTCGACCATCGAAGAGTGGATCGATGAAGTGGATCAGGGATTCATGCTCTATCAAACCTCGGGGCGCACGGATCTGGAGGTGCCTGATCGTGATCAGGTGGTGAAGTTCTTTCAGTATCAGGCTCCTGAGAAACTGATTCTCACACACGGAATCGCAGGCTATCCGCAATCACCCGTTCGGTTTGAACGTGTCGATGCCGACTATGCCGACAATCGTCCGCCGGGCATCACGCACATCCAGTGGATGGATCTGGGAATCAAATCAACACCGGCGCTAGTGTATTGTGACATAGGTACCGGGGCGGTGAAGGCGCATTGGCCGTCCGAATCGGATCGTCCCACCGTTCGACTTGGCACCGTTTTGCAACCGGTTCACGTTGCCCCATGTGATCTCGATCAAGATGGGATGGTGGATTTGGTCATCGCCGACATCGGCGAATTCAACGCCAACGAAAGCGACCTTGGCCAAATCGTATGGTTGCATCGCAAGTCGGAATCCTCCGCCGCGTCCGCAACCGAGACGGAGTCTGCGTCGGAAGACGCACCGGATCAAGCGAAATTTGAAAAGACGGTGTTGCTCGATGGTCTCAGCCGGCTTGCCGACGTGCGTCCAGCCGACTTCGATGGCGATGGTGACATCGATCTACTAGTCGCTGCATTTGGATGGCGAACGACTGGCAAGATTTTTTTAATGCGAAACGACAACCGATTCGACGACGGAGTGCCTCAGTTCACGGTCGAAACGGTCGATGATCGTCACGGGCCCATCCATGTTCCTCCGGTCGATCTGAACCACGATGGGCATCTCGATTTCATCGCCTTGTTTGGGCAAGAGCACGAGCGGGTGGAAGCCTTCCTGAACGATGGCGAAGGAAACTTTAGTAGCGAGCTGCTGTGGGCAGCGCCCAATCCTGCGTACGGTTCAAGCGGGATCCAGTTGGCCGATCTCGATGGCGACGGCGACGTCGATGTGCTGTACACCAACGGCGATTCGTTTGACCGGGGTGCCAAACCCCATCACTCGGTCCAGTGGCTCGAAAACGAAGGCACCTACCCCTGGAAACATCATCCTCTGATCCACATGCCCGGCGCGATGGCAGCCGAGGCAGGTGACTTTGATGGCGACGGCGACTTGGATGTGATCGCCACTTCGTTATTGGTAGGGGCCAGTCGAAAACAAGTCGATGCAGTGGATTCGTCGTCAATCGTGTTGCTGCTGCAGACGGCGAAAGGTGAATTCGAGCCAACCAAGGTCGAAGCGAAATCGCATCAACACTTAGCACTTGAAACAGCCGACTTCGACGGGAACGGCAAATTGGATGTCGCGGTCGGAAATTTCCTTCGCAATGGTCCCAAGGACCAGCGCAACCAGCCCGACCAGCCAGATCTGATCCTGCTGTTTAACGCGGGTAACTAA